The following are encoded in a window of Phocoena phocoena chromosome 2, mPhoPho1.1, whole genome shotgun sequence genomic DNA:
- the LOC136118930 gene encoding LOW QUALITY PROTEIN: ornithine decarboxylase antizyme 2-like (The sequence of the model RefSeq protein was modified relative to this genomic sequence to represent the inferred CDS: deleted 1 base in 1 codon), with the protein MINTQDSSILPLSNCLQLQCCRHIVPGPLWCADAPHPLSKIPGGRGGGRDPSLSALIYKDEKLTVTQDLPVNDGKPHIVHFQYEVTEVNVTSWDAVLSSQSLFVEIPDGLLADGSKEGLLALLESAEEKMKVNYVFICFRKGWEDRAPLLKTFNFLGFEIVHPGHPCVPSRPDVMFMVYPLDENLSDED; encoded by the exons ATGATAAACACCCAGGACAGTAGTATTTTGCCTTTGAGTAACTGTCTCCAGCTCCAGTGCTGCAGGCACATTGTTCCGGGGCCTCTGTGGTGTGCC GATGCCCCTCACCCACTGTCGAAGATCCCCGGTGGGCGAGGGGGCGGCAGGGATCCTTCTCTCTCAGCTCTAATATATAAGGACGAGAAGCTCACTGTGACCCAGGACCTCCCTGTGAACGATGGAAAACCTCACATCGTCCACTTCCAGTATGAGGTCACCGAGGTGAATGTCACTTCCTGGGATGCAGTCCTGTCTAGCCAGAGCCTGTTTGTAGAAATCCCAGATGGATTATTAGCTGATGGGAGCAAAGAAGGATTGTTAGCACTGCTAGAGTCTGCCGAAGAGAAGATGAAAGTGAACTACGTCTTCATCTGCTTCAGGAAGGGCTGGGAAGACAGAG CTCCACTCCTGAAGACCTTCAACTTCTTGGGCTTTGAGATTGTGCATCCAGGCCATCCCTGTGTCCCCTCTCGACCAGATGTGATGTTCATGGTTTACCCCCTGGACGAGAACTTGTCTGATGAGGACTAA